Proteins from a single region of Syngnathus scovelli strain Florida chromosome 7, RoL_Ssco_1.2, whole genome shotgun sequence:
- the zgc:114130 gene encoding mRNA decay activator protein ZFP36L1 isoform X1 encodes MLSYQLDQFAGVDEMMCKQFQSLDLRGQDSQSSALSLAMKTPGYIGRQRSCDTSLSLCTGPLDNDDLSTTIWGQRPESNQASLLLNSTQWRKQRFLSQRSVSMVETSSITAASFGWPDSDMKDPQEGISSTLLNPMSSSTSSTTTRYKTELCRSFTENGTCKYGGKCQFAHGAEELRDLSRHPKYKTEPCRTFHTIGFCPYGIRCHFVHNNEEEKNHMARSSSSSSFAPLSLPSAHSHRVPLIRQSVSFAGFPSAPQQSLPPPHPPPASFSQAPSISPPCADITNLLSNVFLEMESTTFEASPTPQYQPFSAANPRSPFLPSPDSGCSPSGLSPSASPSLRESPGASAFFSRSLGTRSLSYTSLSDQEQDGSNSPSSLNGAESCSGINDGKRLSVFSQLSLPEDTAGLSL; translated from the exons ATGCTGTCTTACCAACTCGACCAGTTCGCTGGCGTGGACGAGATGATGTGCAAG CAATTCCAGAGTCTTGACCTGAGAGGACAGGACAGTCAGTCGTCAGCCCTCAGTTTAGCCATGAAGACACCAGGCTACATTGGACGGCAACGTAGCTGTGATACATCCTTGTCTCTCTGCACCGGTCCTCTAGACAATGATGATCTGTCCACCACTATTTGGGGGCAGCGACCAGAGAGCAACCAGGCTTCCCTTCTTCTTAATTCCACCCAATGGCGAAAGCAGCGCTTCCTATCTCAGCGCTCAGTCAGCATGGTAGAGACTTCCAGTATCACAGCAGCAAGTTTTGGCTGGCCTGATTCAGATATGAAGGACCCTCAAGAAGGCATCAGCTCCACACTGCTGAACCCCATGTCTTCATCCACTTCCTCCACCACGACCCGTTACAAGACAGAACTTTGTCGTTCCTTCACAGAGAACGGTACATGCAAGTATGGCGGCAAATGCCAGTTTGCCCATGGCGCTGAGGAGCTGCGGGACCTCAGCAGGCATCCGAAATACAAAACTGAACCCTGCCGCACCTTCCACACCATCGGCTTCTGCCCTTATGGTATCCGCTGCCACTTTGTTCACAAcaatgaggaggaaaaaaatcatatggctcgctcctcttcttcctcaagCTTTGCACCGCTGTCTCTTCCCTCTGCACACTCCCATAGAGTCCCACTGATCAGACAGAGCGTCAGCTTTGCAGGATTTCCCTCTGCTCCCCAACAaagccttcctcctcctcatcctcccccTGCCTCTTTCTCACAAGCGCCATCTATCTCACCCCCTTGTGCCGATATCACCAATCTTCTCTCTAACGTCTTCTTGGAGATGGAGTCTACTACCTTTGAGGCCTCCCCTACCCCGCAGTATCAACCCTTCTCTGCTGCAAATCCACGCTCTCCCTTCCTGCCTTCCCCAGACTCTGGCTGTTCCCCGTCTGGGTTATCTCCATCTGCATCTCCATCCCTGAGGGAGAGCCCCGGTGCGTCTGCGTTCTTTTCGCGGTCGCTCGGCACAAGATCCCTGTCCTATACCTCCCTTTCAGATCAGGAACAGGACGGGAGCAACTCTCCCAGCTCGCTGAATGGAGCGGAGTCCTGCAGCGGGATCAATGACGGAAAACGCCTCTCCGTGTTCAGTCAGCTCTCACTTCCTGAGGATACTGCTGGACTCAGCCTTTAG
- the zgc:162730 gene encoding mRNA decay activator protein ZFP36, with protein sequence MSEMHDNILTKNLLNLALDDALLPRPSQLKVPGQGRLNRSTSFFAPPSPPLSANLSFSTEHITDDDSGSSLWSSNIWSQAPSVQTKASALQGRSMSLTESSISLLSSFGQFKNLEALPSGPVTTVAPPPGFPPASNLPAQVPPMLSSNRYKTELCRGFQETGSCKYGNKCQFAHGEAELRGMYRHPKYKTEHCRTFYNFGYCPYGSRCHFIHEEKISGGQLSSGKFQTTRQPTPNTTNSQNPRHQLRQSVSFAGFLGSSRTSPPPSFPMSFTDPNLGFSRAASVSPPPPDLMSPVFGDSLTREVPTFHFGNHQTRASSGDIHNIPLIVEPKASRCMCGHGNDFSVLHNNSGRGFTKATDGNQQDSNALFVASNLGGSMKHASLQRFSSEDSLEDSYSSSSGGSSGSESPIFDASATKRLTVFERLSLSD encoded by the exons ATGTCTGAAATGCATGACAATATTTTGACAAAG AACCTTTTGAACCTGGCGCTTGATGATGCCTTGCTCCCAAGACCGTCTCAGCTCAAAGTCCCAGGACAGGGTCGACTGAACCGATCCACCTCATTCTTCGCGCCGCCCTCCCCACCTCTCTCCGCCAATCTCAGTTTCAGCACTGAGCATATCACTGATGATGACAGCGGCAGCTCGCTTTGGTCATCaaacatctggagccaggccccCAGTGTCCAAACTAAAGCATCCGCTCTGCAAGGACGCTCCATGAGCCTAACTGAGTCCAGCATCTCCCTGCtctcttcctttggacaattcaAGAACCTGGAAGCTCTCCCTTCAGGACCAGTCACAACTGTGGCTCCTCCACCAGGCTTTCCTCCAGCATCCAACCTGCCTGCCCAGGTGCCACCCATGCTGTCCTCCAACCGTTACAAGACTGAGCTCTGCCGTGgcttccaggagacaggcagctGTAAATATGGCAACAAGTGCCAATTTGCCCACGGTGAAGCGGAGCTGCGTGGAATGTACCGCCACCCAAAGTACAAGACAGAGCACTGCAGAACCTTCTACAACTTTGGCTACTGCCCATATGGATCTCGCTGCCACTTTATCCACGAGGAAAAAATCAGTGGAGGCCAACTATCATCTGGCAAATTCCAGACTACACGCCAACCAACTCCCAACACAACCAATAGTCAGAATCCACGCCACCAACTCCGCCAGAGTGTGAGCTTTGCAGGGTTCCTGGGCTCGTCACGGACCTCCCCGCCGCCTTCATTCCCTATGTCCTTTACTGATCCAAACCTGGGCTTCAGCAGGGCTGCCTCAGTGTCTCCACCTCCACCAGATCTCATGTCCCCAGTGTTTGGTGACTCCCTCACGCGGGAAGTACCAACATTCCACTTTGGCAACCATCAAACCCGCGCCAGCTCTGGTGACATCCACAACATTCCTCTCATAGTGGAGCCAAAAGCCTCGCGCTGCATGTGTGGCCACGGGAACGACTTCTCTGTTTTGCACAACAACAGCGGCAGAGGCTTTACCAAGGCAACAGATGGAAACCAGCAGGACAGCAATGCTTTATTTGTAGCTTCCAACCTCGGTGGATCGATGAAGCACGCTAGTCTGCAGCGTTTCTCCTCGGAGGACTCCCTGGaagacagctacagcagcagcagTGGAGGTTCCAGCGGGTCTGAGTCTCCCATCTTTGATGCCTCAGCCACCAAGAGGCTCACTGTCTTTGAACGCCTGTCCTTGTCCGACTAA
- the zgc:114130 gene encoding mRNA decay activator protein ZFP36L1 isoform X2, whose product MKTPGYIGRQRSCDTSLSLCTGPLDNDDLSTTIWGQRPESNQASLLLNSTQWRKQRFLSQRSVSMVETSSITAASFGWPDSDMKDPQEGISSTLLNPMSSSTSSTTTRYKTELCRSFTENGTCKYGGKCQFAHGAEELRDLSRHPKYKTEPCRTFHTIGFCPYGIRCHFVHNNEEEKNHMARSSSSSSFAPLSLPSAHSHRVPLIRQSVSFAGFPSAPQQSLPPPHPPPASFSQAPSISPPCADITNLLSNVFLEMESTTFEASPTPQYQPFSAANPRSPFLPSPDSGCSPSGLSPSASPSLRESPGASAFFSRSLGTRSLSYTSLSDQEQDGSNSPSSLNGAESCSGINDGKRLSVFSQLSLPEDTAGLSL is encoded by the coding sequence ATGAAGACACCAGGCTACATTGGACGGCAACGTAGCTGTGATACATCCTTGTCTCTCTGCACCGGTCCTCTAGACAATGATGATCTGTCCACCACTATTTGGGGGCAGCGACCAGAGAGCAACCAGGCTTCCCTTCTTCTTAATTCCACCCAATGGCGAAAGCAGCGCTTCCTATCTCAGCGCTCAGTCAGCATGGTAGAGACTTCCAGTATCACAGCAGCAAGTTTTGGCTGGCCTGATTCAGATATGAAGGACCCTCAAGAAGGCATCAGCTCCACACTGCTGAACCCCATGTCTTCATCCACTTCCTCCACCACGACCCGTTACAAGACAGAACTTTGTCGTTCCTTCACAGAGAACGGTACATGCAAGTATGGCGGCAAATGCCAGTTTGCCCATGGCGCTGAGGAGCTGCGGGACCTCAGCAGGCATCCGAAATACAAAACTGAACCCTGCCGCACCTTCCACACCATCGGCTTCTGCCCTTATGGTATCCGCTGCCACTTTGTTCACAAcaatgaggaggaaaaaaatcatatggctcgctcctcttcttcctcaagCTTTGCACCGCTGTCTCTTCCCTCTGCACACTCCCATAGAGTCCCACTGATCAGACAGAGCGTCAGCTTTGCAGGATTTCCCTCTGCTCCCCAACAaagccttcctcctcctcatcctcccccTGCCTCTTTCTCACAAGCGCCATCTATCTCACCCCCTTGTGCCGATATCACCAATCTTCTCTCTAACGTCTTCTTGGAGATGGAGTCTACTACCTTTGAGGCCTCCCCTACCCCGCAGTATCAACCCTTCTCTGCTGCAAATCCACGCTCTCCCTTCCTGCCTTCCCCAGACTCTGGCTGTTCCCCGTCTGGGTTATCTCCATCTGCATCTCCATCCCTGAGGGAGAGCCCCGGTGCGTCTGCGTTCTTTTCGCGGTCGCTCGGCACAAGATCCCTGTCCTATACCTCCCTTTCAGATCAGGAACAGGACGGGAGCAACTCTCCCAGCTCGCTGAATGGAGCGGAGTCCTGCAGCGGGATCAATGACGGAAAACGCCTCTCCGTGTTCAGTCAGCTCTCACTTCCTGAGGATACTGCTGGACTCAGCCTTTAG